A section of the Microbacterium forte genome encodes:
- a CDS encoding SDR family oxidoreductase, whose amino-acid sequence MSRIIVFGGHGRIALLLAPILVARGDEVTSVIRNPDHVSEVEATGAHALVADVETLDTDALAEIIRGHDAVVWSAGAGGGSPERTYAVDRDAAIRTMDAAEAAGVKRYVMVSWLGSKADHGVPESDGFFAYADAKWAADEHLRSTDLDGTILGPGTLTFDEPTGRVVLDPEGKGEVARADVAAVIAEVVGNPSTFGRTIRFGNGTDDTAVPIVDALSA is encoded by the coding sequence ATGTCGCGAATCATCGTCTTCGGCGGCCACGGCCGCATCGCACTCCTCCTCGCCCCGATCCTCGTCGCCCGCGGCGACGAGGTGACCTCGGTCATCCGCAATCCCGACCATGTCTCAGAGGTCGAGGCGACGGGGGCGCACGCGCTCGTCGCGGACGTCGAGACCCTCGACACCGACGCGCTCGCGGAGATCATCCGCGGACACGACGCCGTGGTCTGGTCGGCGGGGGCCGGTGGCGGCTCTCCTGAGCGCACCTACGCCGTCGACCGCGACGCCGCGATCCGCACCATGGATGCCGCCGAGGCTGCCGGTGTGAAGCGCTATGTCATGGTCTCCTGGCTCGGCTCCAAGGCCGACCACGGAGTGCCCGAGAGCGACGGCTTCTTCGCCTACGCCGATGCGAAGTGGGCGGCAGACGAGCACCTGCGATCGACAGACCTCGACGGCACGATCCTCGGCCCCGGCACGCTCACGTTCGACGAGCCCACGGGTCGCGTCGTCCTCGATCCCGAGGGCAAGGGAGAGGTCGCCCGCGCCGATGTGGCAGCCGTGATCGCCGAGGTCGTCGGCAACCCGTCGACCTTCGGCCGCACCATCAGATTCGGAAACGGCACGGACGACACCGCGGTGCCCATCGTCGACGCCCTCAGCGCCTGA
- a CDS encoding glycoside hydrolase family 3 N-terminal domain-containing protein → MRRRRFGAVGAAVIAGLALASAPASASTHDTVRVDDVRSAVSASGTNDHAAALVSEMTTAEQAASIVMGHIPTTDAAALHAYMQQGIGGFILMGANVPATDDELRALTAALTVDPALPPLVAIDQEGGIVSRLGSDVFPASTGLKSQPVADAEAAFSARAALVAKAGITVNFGTVADITADSTSFIYGRALGTDPQTAAERVVAATEAQEQVIASTLKHFPGHGAAPGDSHQAIPTTGETLDEWRATDAVPFVAGVDAGASLLMFGHLAYTSVDPAPASLSARWHEIAREELGFDGVIVTDDLGMLQSSGIPEYSDPVRNAVSAVVAGTDLVLMIAGSTPDTAGQIVQGLTAAVDAGSLPADRLAEAATRVMSLRLQSMSATTDWALCPECEPVG, encoded by the coding sequence ATGCGGCGGCGTCGCTTCGGGGCGGTCGGAGCGGCGGTGATCGCCGGCCTGGCTCTGGCATCCGCACCCGCGTCCGCATCGACGCACGACACAGTACGTGTCGACGACGTCCGGTCGGCTGTCTCCGCTTCGGGAACGAATGACCACGCAGCGGCCCTCGTCTCGGAGATGACGACGGCCGAACAGGCGGCGAGCATCGTGATGGGGCACATTCCTACGACGGATGCCGCAGCCCTCCACGCGTATATGCAGCAGGGCATCGGCGGATTCATCCTGATGGGAGCGAACGTCCCCGCGACGGATGACGAGCTGCGAGCTCTCACGGCCGCTCTCACCGTCGATCCTGCACTGCCGCCGCTTGTCGCGATCGATCAGGAGGGCGGGATCGTGTCGCGCCTCGGGAGCGATGTGTTCCCGGCCTCGACCGGTCTCAAGTCGCAGCCGGTCGCGGACGCAGAGGCGGCCTTCTCCGCCCGGGCCGCGCTGGTGGCGAAGGCCGGGATCACCGTGAACTTCGGCACGGTCGCAGACATCACGGCCGATTCGACCTCGTTCATCTACGGTCGGGCACTCGGAACCGATCCTCAGACTGCCGCAGAGCGGGTCGTGGCCGCCACGGAGGCGCAGGAGCAGGTCATCGCCTCCACGCTGAAGCACTTCCCCGGTCACGGTGCGGCGCCGGGCGACTCCCATCAGGCGATCCCGACGACCGGTGAGACCCTCGACGAATGGCGTGCGACCGATGCGGTGCCGTTCGTCGCCGGTGTGGACGCCGGTGCCTCACTGCTCATGTTCGGTCACCTTGCCTACACGTCGGTGGATCCGGCCCCTGCGTCCCTCTCGGCGCGCTGGCACGAGATCGCCCGGGAGGAGCTGGGCTTCGACGGAGTGATCGTGACAGACGACCTCGGAATGCTGCAGTCCTCGGGGATTCCGGAGTACTCCGACCCGGTGCGCAACGCGGTGTCGGCGGTCGTCGCCGGAACCGATCTCGTGCTCATGATCGCGGGCTCCACGCCCGACACCGCCGGCCAGATCGTGCAGGGGCTCACTGCGGCGGTCGATGCAGGCTCGCTCCCCGCCGATCGCCTCGCCGAGGCGGCGACACGGGTGATGTCGCTGCGCCTGCAGTCGATGTCGGCGACGACGGACTGGGCGCTGTGCCCGGAGTGCGAGCCGGTGGGCTGA